A window of the Synechococcus sp. M16.1 genome harbors these coding sequences:
- the hemB gene encoding porphobilinogen synthase: MELTYRPRRLRRTPALRAMVREHSLSAADFIYPLFVHEGAEVEPIAAMPGASRWSLAALTGEVQRAYDLGVRCIVLFPKVSEGLKTEDGAECFNANGLIPRAIRQIKEAIPEMAIMTDVALDPYSCDGHDGIVSQDGVVLNDETIELLCKQAVVQAEAGADLIGPSDMMDGRVGAIREALDDEGFEHVGIISYTAKYSSAYYGPFREALDSAPRAAGSKPIPKNKDTYQMDPANAREAITEAQLDEQEGADIMMVKPGLAYLDIIHRLREESELPIAAYNVSGEYSMVKAAAERGWIDEKAVVLETLLSFKRAGADLILTYHACDAAAWLKEA; the protein is encoded by the coding sequence ATGGAGCTCACCTACCGCCCCCGTCGTCTTCGGCGTACGCCCGCCCTACGCGCCATGGTGCGTGAGCACAGCCTTTCGGCTGCAGACTTCATCTATCCCCTCTTTGTGCATGAAGGCGCTGAGGTGGAGCCAATCGCTGCCATGCCTGGTGCCAGCCGTTGGAGCCTTGCGGCCCTCACCGGCGAAGTGCAGCGTGCCTACGACCTTGGGGTGCGTTGCATCGTTCTCTTCCCCAAGGTGTCTGAGGGACTGAAGACCGAAGACGGGGCTGAGTGCTTCAACGCCAATGGCCTGATTCCACGGGCGATCCGCCAGATCAAGGAAGCCATCCCCGAGATGGCGATCATGACCGACGTCGCCCTGGATCCCTATTCCTGCGATGGTCATGACGGGATCGTCAGCCAGGACGGCGTGGTCCTCAACGACGAGACGATTGAACTGCTCTGCAAGCAGGCCGTTGTGCAGGCTGAAGCGGGCGCTGATCTGATCGGTCCCAGCGACATGATGGACGGCAGGGTCGGTGCCATCCGGGAAGCCCTCGACGACGAAGGCTTCGAACATGTGGGCATCATCAGCTACACGGCGAAGTACTCCTCCGCGTACTACGGCCCCTTCCGTGAGGCTCTCGATTCCGCTCCCCGTGCCGCCGGCAGCAAGCCGATCCCCAAAAACAAAGACACTTATCAGATGGATCCCGCCAATGCTCGGGAAGCCATCACCGAAGCCCAGCTCGATGAGCAGGAGGGCGCCGACATCATGATGGTGAAGCCAGGTTTGGCTTATCTCGACATCATCCACCGACTGCGCGAGGAGTCGGAACTCCCCATTGCTGCCTACAACGTGAGTGGTGAGTATTCGATGGTGAAGGCCGCGGCGGAGCGGGGCTGGATCGATGAAAAGGCCGTTGTGCTGGAGACGTTACTGAGCTTCAAGCGCGCCGGTGCTGATCTGATCCTCACGTACCACGCCTGCGATGCAGCGGCTTGGTTGAAGGAGGCTTGA
- a CDS encoding VOC family protein — translation MATADQPKGVDRLGHVAIRVENVDRAVAFYTDLGMRLVWRANDWCYLEAGEGRDGLALLGPDYKAAGPHFAFHFRDRAEVDVIHDRLKAQGVHVGAVHDHRDGTASFYLKDPEGNWLEMLYEPPGGIPSNCN, via the coding sequence ATGGCAACAGCCGATCAACCCAAAGGTGTGGATCGTCTCGGTCACGTTGCGATCCGTGTTGAGAACGTCGATCGGGCTGTTGCCTTCTACACCGATCTGGGCATGCGTCTGGTCTGGCGTGCCAACGACTGGTGCTATCTGGAAGCCGGGGAAGGTCGCGATGGACTCGCCTTGTTAGGCCCGGATTACAAAGCCGCTGGCCCACATTTCGCCTTCCATTTCCGCGATCGTGCGGAGGTGGATGTGATTCACGACCGTCTCAAGGCGCAGGGTGTGCACGTTGGTGCCGTCCATGACCACCGCGACGGCACGGCGTCTTTTTATCTGAAAGATCCGGAAGGCAACTGGCTCGAAATGCTTTATGAACCCCCCGGTGGCATCCCCTCCAACTGCAACTGA
- the glpK gene encoding glycerol kinase GlpK yields the protein MAEQPLLLALDQGTSSSRAALFSSSGDLVVSASAPLPISYPADGWVEQDPIEIWTSQRQALVQLDSKLSEGQRKAVVSCGITNQRETTVLWRRSNGLPCGPALVWQDGRTAAICDAWKQQGLEQEWCRRTGLLLDPYFSASKIRWMLDHYDDAQAAAASDDLCFGTVESWLLWQLTGGQRHGSDMSNASRTLLMDLEQQHWVDDFREPTGLPASALPELLPCRGEFGRLAVDLPFAGLPIQAMLGDQQAATLGQLCLQPGEGKCTYGTGAFLVINTGDVVRRSDAGLLSTLGWTDAAGTPSFCLEGSLFNAGTVIQWLRDGLQIIDQAPQVNELARSVPDSGGVMLVPAFTGWGTPHWDPQARGVLVGLTRDSGRGHIARAALEGIALSVATLVELAEQALGSGLGELAVDGGAAASDPLLQAQADCTGLTVRRPASLESTARGVALFAGLQAGVIGDLEQLASARRDGAELFHPQMDASQRDRWRTRWQDAVSRSLGWHD from the coding sequence ATGGCTGAACAGCCTCTCCTTCTGGCCCTCGATCAGGGCACCAGCAGCTCCAGAGCCGCGCTGTTCAGCAGCTCAGGGGATCTGGTGGTCAGCGCCAGTGCACCGCTGCCGATTTCCTACCCCGCCGATGGATGGGTGGAACAGGACCCGATCGAGATCTGGACCAGCCAGCGGCAGGCCCTGGTGCAGCTGGATTCGAAGCTCAGTGAGGGGCAGCGCAAAGCGGTGGTGAGCTGCGGCATCACCAACCAACGGGAAACCACCGTGCTCTGGCGCCGCAGCAATGGCCTCCCCTGCGGACCGGCCCTTGTTTGGCAGGACGGCCGCACCGCCGCCATCTGCGACGCCTGGAAGCAGCAGGGACTGGAGCAGGAGTGGTGCCGGCGCACCGGTTTGCTGCTCGACCCCTACTTCAGTGCCAGCAAGATCCGCTGGATGCTCGACCACTACGACGACGCCCAGGCTGCCGCAGCCAGCGATGACCTCTGTTTCGGCACGGTGGAAAGCTGGCTGCTCTGGCAACTCACCGGCGGCCAGCGCCACGGCAGTGACATGAGCAATGCCAGCCGAACGCTGCTGATGGACCTGGAGCAGCAGCACTGGGTGGATGACTTCCGAGAGCCCACAGGGCTCCCCGCCAGCGCTCTACCCGAACTGCTGCCCTGCCGCGGAGAATTCGGGCGCCTGGCTGTGGACCTTCCCTTTGCAGGCTTGCCGATCCAGGCCATGCTCGGCGACCAGCAGGCCGCCACCCTGGGCCAGCTCTGTCTGCAGCCCGGAGAAGGGAAGTGCACCTACGGCACGGGGGCTTTTCTGGTGATCAACACCGGCGATGTCGTCCGCCGCTCAGATGCAGGGCTGCTCAGCACTCTCGGCTGGACGGATGCCGCTGGAACACCCAGCTTTTGTCTTGAGGGAAGTCTGTTCAACGCCGGCACCGTCATCCAGTGGCTCCGGGATGGGCTGCAGATCATTGATCAAGCCCCCCAGGTGAACGAACTGGCGCGTTCGGTGCCGGATTCAGGGGGGGTGATGCTCGTGCCCGCCTTCACCGGCTGGGGAACACCGCACTGGGATCCCCAGGCACGCGGTGTTCTGGTGGGCCTCACCCGTGACAGCGGCCGCGGTCACATCGCCCGCGCTGCACTTGAGGGGATCGCCCTGTCGGTAGCGACATTGGTGGAGCTTGCCGAACAGGCCCTCGGGAGCGGCTTGGGTGAACTGGCGGTGGATGGTGGCGCCGCGGCCTCCGATCCTTTGCTGCAGGCGCAGGCGGATTGCACCGGTCTGACGGTGCGGCGACCCGCCAGCCTCGAGAGCACCGCCCGGGGGGTGGCGCTGTTCGCAGGCCTCCAGGCAGGGGTGATCGGCGACCTGGAGCAGCTTGCGAGCGCACGGAGGGACGGAGCGGAACTGTTCCACCCGCAGATGGATGCATCCCAGCGCGACCGCTGGCGCACACGCTGGCAAGACGCAGTCTCCAGAAGCCTGGGGTGGCATGACTGA
- a CDS encoding tRNA-(ms[2]io[6]A)-hydroxylase, translating to MTTTAPLQTVPSKTVPSKAVPSKTVASIRWLAAPTSWSWVEQANAHPMEVLIDHAHCERKAAGAAVQMMFRYLCEPGLGEALSPLAREELEHFEQVLALIKARGRYLEPLPSPGYGADLARQIRKGEPQRMLDSFLVAGLIEARSHERMALLAEHSPDTQLRELYSDLLASEARHFGLYWVLCEQRYPRELIVERLEVLALAEVKALEGQLERPEDVRMHSCGVDAPQISSQISSQIS from the coding sequence ATGACCACCACTGCTCCACTGCAAACTGTTCCTTCGAAGACAGTCCCCTCGAAGGCAGTCCCTTCGAAGACAGTGGCGTCGATCCGCTGGTTGGCCGCACCCACCAGCTGGAGCTGGGTGGAGCAGGCCAACGCCCATCCGATGGAGGTGCTGATCGATCACGCCCACTGCGAACGCAAGGCTGCCGGAGCTGCGGTGCAGATGATGTTCCGTTACCTCTGCGAACCGGGTCTGGGTGAAGCCCTCAGCCCTCTGGCGCGGGAAGAGCTGGAGCACTTTGAGCAGGTGCTGGCCTTGATCAAGGCCCGGGGGCGTTACCTGGAACCGCTGCCTTCCCCGGGCTATGGCGCTGATCTGGCCCGGCAGATCCGTAAAGGTGAGCCGCAGAGAATGCTCGACTCCTTCCTGGTGGCGGGTCTGATCGAAGCCCGCAGCCATGAGCGCATGGCCCTGCTGGCGGAGCACAGCCCGGATACTCAGTTGCGGGAGCTTTACAGCGATCTGTTGGCGAGTGAAGCCCGCCACTTCGGCCTGTACTGGGTGTTGTGTGAGCAGCGCTACCCGCGGGAGCTGATCGTTGAGCGCCTCGAAGTGCTGGCCCTGGCCGAAGTGAAGGCGCTGGAAGGGCAGTTAGAACGCCCTGAAGACGTGCGGATGCATTCCTGTGGTGTGGATGCCCCACAGATCAGCAGTCAGATCAGCAGTCAGATCAGCTGA
- a CDS encoding glycoside hydrolase family 13 protein — translation MAATTPFRDPPAWVADAVIYQIFPDRFRRSGRVAAQRHLALKPWGADPCEEGFQGGDLYGVIDALDRLQAMGITCLYLTPIFSSAANHRYHAYDYFEVDPLLGGNTALTDLIDAVHQRGMRLVLDGVFNHCGRGFWAFHHVAENGADSPYRDWFHVHRWPLQPYPAPGEDCGYDGWWALPDLPKFNHANPGVREHLLAVGRHWLEQGIDGWRLDVPAEVPADFWVEFRQMVRATNPEAWIVGEVWGDATPWLQGDHFDGVMNYRLGWSSLCWAAAEALRQDYRNSDYPLDPLDGQAVLTIWTTTTRSYREGVNRAQMNLLDSHDVPRALHSLNNDVAALKLALLLLFLHPGAPCIYYGTEAALAGGPEPGPSSGPGPACREAYPWNVPWSADLRPFIQSLAELRSAHGVLRRDGLRWSAPGADVLEGVADGLRVVINRSRSNSVPLTNDQGLSCVWTLGTVDCRSVGPQSAAVLGS, via the coding sequence TTGGCAGCGACCACACCGTTTCGCGATCCCCCCGCCTGGGTGGCGGACGCGGTGATCTATCAAATCTTTCCCGACCGTTTTCGCCGCAGTGGCCGCGTCGCTGCGCAGCGCCATCTCGCTCTGAAGCCCTGGGGTGCGGACCCTTGCGAGGAGGGATTCCAGGGCGGGGATCTCTACGGCGTCATCGACGCTCTCGATCGGCTCCAAGCCATGGGCATCACCTGCCTCTATCTCACGCCGATCTTCAGCTCAGCCGCCAACCATCGGTACCACGCCTACGACTATTTCGAGGTGGATCCCCTGCTGGGGGGCAATACAGCACTCACGGACCTGATCGATGCTGTGCATCAGCGCGGCATGAGGTTGGTTCTGGATGGGGTGTTCAACCACTGCGGCCGCGGCTTTTGGGCCTTTCATCACGTGGCGGAAAACGGTGCGGATTCGCCGTACCGCGATTGGTTCCATGTGCACCGATGGCCCCTGCAGCCCTATCCCGCCCCTGGCGAGGACTGCGGTTACGACGGTTGGTGGGCCTTGCCAGATCTGCCCAAGTTCAACCATGCCAATCCTGGGGTTCGGGAGCATCTGCTGGCGGTGGGCCGTCACTGGCTCGAGCAGGGGATTGACGGCTGGCGTCTCGACGTCCCTGCCGAGGTGCCGGCGGACTTCTGGGTTGAGTTCCGGCAGATGGTGCGGGCGACCAACCCGGAGGCCTGGATTGTTGGCGAGGTGTGGGGTGATGCGACCCCCTGGCTGCAGGGCGACCACTTCGATGGGGTGATGAATTACCGGCTGGGATGGAGCAGCCTTTGCTGGGCCGCCGCTGAAGCGTTGCGGCAGGACTACCGCAATTCCGACTATCCCCTCGACCCCCTGGATGGGCAGGCTGTGTTGACCATCTGGACGACCACAACGCGTTCCTACCGGGAGGGCGTGAATAGGGCCCAGATGAATCTGCTCGACAGCCACGACGTGCCCCGTGCACTTCACAGCCTCAACAACGACGTTGCGGCCCTGAAGTTGGCCCTGCTGCTGCTCTTCCTTCATCCGGGAGCGCCGTGCATTTATTACGGCACGGAAGCTGCCCTGGCGGGTGGTCCTGAACCGGGCCCCTCCAGCGGTCCTGGACCGGCCTGCCGCGAGGCCTATCCCTGGAATGTTCCCTGGAGTGCTGATCTGCGCCCATTCATCCAGTCCCTCGCAGAACTCCGCTCTGCCCATGGGGTCTTGCGCAGGGACGGTCTGCGCTGGTCAGCCCCAGGGGCGGACGTGCTGGAGGGTGTTGCCGATGGCCTGCGGGTCGTGATCAACCGCAGTCGCTCCAACTCTGTGCCCCTGACAAACGATCAGGGTCTCAGTTGCGTCTGGACGCTGGGCACTGTCGACTGCCGTTCTGTTGGCCCGCAATCGGCGGCTGTTTTGGGGTCGTAA
- the aroQ gene encoding type II 3-dehydroquinate dehydratase, whose amino-acid sequence MHVLLLNGPNLNLLGQREPGIYGHSSLADIEAALTREAEQESVQLDCFQSNFEGALVDRIHQAMGRCDGILINAGAYTHTSIAIRDALAGVAIPYVELHLSNTHARENFRHHSFLAERAVGVICGFGPASYSLALSGLLSHLRRNA is encoded by the coding sequence ATGCACGTTCTGCTGCTGAACGGTCCGAATCTGAACCTGTTGGGCCAACGTGAGCCTGGGATCTATGGCCATTCCTCCTTGGCGGACATCGAAGCGGCGCTGACGCGGGAGGCGGAGCAGGAATCTGTGCAGCTGGACTGCTTTCAGAGCAATTTCGAAGGTGCCCTGGTGGATCGGATTCACCAGGCCATGGGCCGATGCGATGGGATCTTGATCAACGCCGGGGCCTACACCCACACGTCCATTGCCATCCGTGATGCCCTGGCTGGCGTCGCGATTCCCTATGTGGAATTGCACCTCAGCAACACCCATGCCCGGGAAAACTTCCGCCATCACTCGTTTCTGGCTGAGCGCGCTGTGGGTGTGATCTGTGGTTTCGGCCCCGCTAGCTACAGCCTTGCCTTGAGCGGATTGCTCAGCCACCTGCGCCGGAACGCATGA
- a CDS encoding SulP family inorganic anion transporter — protein MALIHGLHQRNIRGDLLGGLTAAVVALPLALAFGNAALGPGGAIYGLYGAIVTGFLAALLGGTPAQVSGPTGPMSVTVAGIVSSLAAIGIGSDLNAGEMLPLVMAAVVIGGVFETLLGVLRLGRFITLVPYSVVSGFMSGIGFIILVLQLGPFIGMSTGGGVVASLSSLIESPSWNPAALAVGLMTLAVVFLTPLRIRQWVPTPLLALLIVTPLSLLLFNDNRLLELGLEPIARIGAIPEGGLQLVVPDFSQHLPELVKAGMVLALLGAIDSLLTSLVADNITQTNHDSNRELIGQGIANTAAGFLSGLPGAGATMRTVINIKSGGQTPWSGMTHSLVLLLVLLGAGSLSAQIPTALLAGILIKVGLDIIDWGFLLRAHRLSAKTAALMYAVLLMTVFWDLIWGVLVGMFVANLLTVDAITRSQLEGMEEDNPSDATDALHANLSPEEEALILRCGKALMLFRLRGPLSFGAAKGISARMGLIQSYRVLILDLTDVSRIGVTATLAIERMVEEARSAGRILLIAGANDTLEQRLRQFGVEGVLRPSRLDALQEAAQLI, from the coding sequence ATGGCACTGATTCACGGCCTGCATCAACGCAACATCCGAGGCGACCTTCTCGGAGGATTGACGGCCGCCGTGGTGGCGCTGCCCCTTGCCCTGGCCTTCGGCAATGCCGCTCTGGGGCCAGGCGGCGCCATCTACGGCCTGTATGGCGCCATCGTCACCGGATTCCTGGCGGCCTTGCTCGGGGGAACTCCCGCCCAGGTGAGCGGACCCACCGGACCCATGAGCGTCACCGTGGCGGGCATCGTCTCCAGCCTGGCCGCCATCGGCATCGGTAGTGATCTCAATGCCGGCGAGATGCTGCCGTTGGTGATGGCCGCTGTGGTGATCGGTGGTGTGTTCGAAACCCTGCTCGGGGTATTGCGGCTGGGGCGCTTCATCACCCTAGTGCCCTACTCGGTGGTCTCCGGCTTCATGTCGGGAATCGGTTTCATCATCCTTGTGCTGCAACTTGGACCCTTCATCGGGATGAGCACCGGGGGCGGCGTGGTTGCGTCCCTGAGTTCGCTGATTGAGTCCCCCAGCTGGAATCCAGCCGCGCTCGCCGTTGGATTGATGACACTCGCTGTGGTGTTTCTGACCCCCCTGCGGATCCGCCAATGGGTGCCAACGCCTCTGCTGGCGCTGCTGATTGTGACGCCGTTGTCGCTGCTGCTGTTCAACGACAACCGACTGCTGGAGCTGGGCCTTGAACCCATCGCCCGGATCGGAGCCATCCCGGAGGGGGGATTGCAACTGGTGGTTCCCGATTTCAGTCAGCACCTGCCGGAGCTGGTGAAAGCCGGCATGGTTCTCGCCCTGCTCGGGGCGATCGACTCGTTGCTCACCTCCCTGGTGGCCGACAACATCACCCAAACCAACCATGACTCCAACCGTGAGCTGATCGGCCAGGGCATCGCCAACACCGCGGCCGGGTTTCTCTCAGGCCTTCCCGGTGCCGGAGCCACGATGCGAACGGTGATCAACATCAAATCCGGTGGTCAGACGCCTTGGTCGGGCATGACCCATTCCCTGGTGCTGCTGCTTGTGCTGCTGGGGGCAGGCTCCCTTTCGGCGCAGATCCCCACGGCGCTGCTGGCGGGAATCCTGATCAAAGTCGGGCTCGACATCATCGACTGGGGCTTTCTGCTCCGCGCCCATCGGCTGTCGGCGAAAACGGCTGCACTGATGTACGCCGTGCTGTTGATGACGGTGTTCTGGGATCTGATCTGGGGCGTTTTGGTGGGGATGTTCGTGGCCAACCTGTTGACCGTTGATGCGATCACGCGGTCCCAACTGGAAGGGATGGAGGAAGACAACCCCTCCGATGCCACGGATGCACTGCACGCCAATCTCTCCCCGGAGGAGGAAGCCCTGATCCTGCGCTGCGGCAAGGCCTTGATGCTGTTCCGGCTGCGCGGCCCTCTGAGCTTTGGCGCCGCCAAGGGAATCAGTGCCCGAATGGGATTGATCCAGAGCTACAGGGTTCTGATCCTTGACCTCACGGACGTGTCCCGCATCGGTGTCACCGCAACCCTGGCCATCGAGCGCATGGTGGAGGAAGCACGATCAGCGGGCCGCATCCTGTTGATCGCCGGAGCCAACGACACCCTCGAACAACGGCTGCGGCAATTTGGCGTGGAGGGGGTGCTTCGGCCATCCAGGCTGGACGCCTTGCAGGAGGCGGCTCAGCTGATCTGA
- a CDS encoding DnaJ C-terminal domain-containing protein has translation MAGSGYKDYFQVLGVDRSADANAIKKAFRSLARQYHPDVNPGDSQAEARFKEISEAYEVLSDPEKRRRYEQFGQYWNQAGGMGGGAAPGMDVDFGRYGNFDDFINDLLGRFGGPGGGGFQGGGFPGGGFPGGGFAGGGFPRGGQASRPPVNLDAEASVNVTFSEAFRGGERSLSVNNERVQVRIPAGVKNGSRLRLKGKGNLQPGTGRRGDLYLNLKIQDHPIWRLESDQLRADLPVSLDELALGGMVSVMTPDGEAQVSIPAGTAPGRSLRLKGKGWPSKTGRGDLLLTLTLAMPASWSEEERRLLEQLRANRTAHPRQEWLRSAAL, from the coding sequence ATGGCAGGCAGCGGATACAAGGACTATTTCCAGGTGCTCGGTGTTGATCGCAGTGCCGATGCCAATGCCATCAAGAAAGCCTTTCGCAGCCTGGCGCGCCAATACCACCCTGACGTCAACCCCGGTGATTCCCAGGCTGAAGCGCGGTTCAAGGAGATCAGTGAGGCCTACGAAGTGCTCTCCGACCCCGAGAAGCGGCGGCGTTATGAGCAATTCGGCCAGTACTGGAACCAGGCCGGTGGCATGGGCGGGGGAGCCGCACCCGGCATGGACGTCGACTTCGGTCGCTACGGCAATTTCGACGATTTCATCAACGACCTGTTGGGCCGTTTCGGTGGTCCAGGCGGCGGTGGCTTCCAAGGGGGTGGTTTCCCTGGGGGCGGATTTCCCGGCGGGGGATTCGCAGGGGGCGGTTTCCCGCGTGGTGGCCAGGCTTCACGCCCTCCGGTGAATCTCGATGCCGAAGCATCGGTGAATGTGACCTTTTCAGAGGCCTTTCGCGGTGGTGAACGCAGCCTCTCGGTGAACAACGAGCGCGTTCAGGTGCGCATTCCTGCTGGAGTGAAGAACGGCTCACGGCTGCGGTTGAAGGGCAAGGGCAACCTTCAACCGGGAACCGGACGGCGGGGCGATCTCTACCTCAACCTCAAGATTCAGGACCACCCGATCTGGCGCCTGGAGTCGGATCAGCTGCGTGCCGATCTCCCCGTCAGCCTCGATGAACTGGCCCTTGGAGGCATGGTCTCGGTGATGACGCCCGATGGTGAGGCCCAGGTGAGCATTCCGGCCGGCACCGCCCCGGGCCGCAGTCTGAGGCTGAAGGGCAAGGGCTGGCCGTCGAAGACCGGTCGCGGTGATCTCCTGCTCACGCTGACGCTGGCCATGCCTGCCTCGTGGAGTGAGGAGGAGCGTCGGTTGTTGGAGCAACTGCGTGCCAATCGCACGGCCCATCCACGTCAAGAGTGGCTTCGTTCGGCGGCCCTCTGA
- a CDS encoding vitamin K epoxide reductase, giving the protein MASSLLASVLVAAGGAVGGPPGSAAPWASTIGEPLHDSSHQALELTQHLKAMGAKFYGAWTCPACFKQMNLFGKQAGADVTYVECRKPKQLPEQAEACNTAKIRAYPTWVLPDGRQKVGVQSLEALSRWSGLN; this is encoded by the coding sequence ATGGCTTCATCCCTGCTGGCATCCGTGCTGGTCGCAGCTGGCGGAGCTGTTGGTGGCCCGCCTGGTTCGGCCGCTCCCTGGGCCAGCACGATCGGAGAGCCCCTGCACGATTCAAGCCACCAGGCCCTCGAACTGACGCAGCATCTGAAGGCGATGGGGGCCAAGTTTTACGGCGCCTGGACCTGCCCGGCCTGTTTCAAGCAGATGAACCTGTTCGGCAAACAGGCCGGAGCGGACGTGACCTACGTGGAATGCCGCAAGCCGAAGCAGCTGCCGGAGCAAGCCGAAGCCTGCAACACCGCAAAGATCCGGGCTTATCCCACCTGGGTTCTCCCCGATGGGCGCCAAAAAGTGGGAGTTCAGTCCCTGGAAGCCTTGAGCCGCTGGAGTGGTCTGAACTGA